A genomic segment from Truepera sp. encodes:
- a CDS encoding acylphosphatase, producing the protein MSEPHASRRFTALISGNVQGVGFRAFARRHATDLGVRGYVENLADGRVEVVAEGPQDALDVLLVKLRMGPTHSQVEGIDVEWADGGGALPGFHIY; encoded by the coding sequence ATGAGCGAACCCCATGCCAGCCGCCGCTTCACCGCCCTCATCTCGGGGAACGTACAGGGGGTGGGCTTCCGCGCCTTCGCAAGGCGCCACGCCACCGACCTCGGCGTGAGGGGCTACGTGGAGAACCTGGCCGACGGCCGCGTGGAGGTGGTGGCGGAGGGCCCGCAGGACGCCCTGGACGTCCTCCTCGTGAAGCTCCGCATGGGGCCCACGCACTCGCAGGTGGAGGGCATCGACGTCGAGTGGGCCGACGGCGGCGGGGCGCTGCCGGGATTCCACATCTACTGA
- the trpC gene encoding indole-3-glycerol phosphate synthase TrpC, whose product MSPFTRNPEAPEPLPRERLEAIPGVLGTICRERALDYAAAPRQGAATPPTRGRFAPALLYAKARADREGLTPLAVIAEVKRSSPSQGAIAALDPVEAARQYAAGGAAALSVLTEPRHFGGELSHLRSVAHAVPLPLLRKEFVVHPAQLREAAEHGASAALLMVSVLGDAVGAYLRYAEALGLEALVEVHDAAELELAVDAGATLLGVNNRNLATLEVDLKTAPRLIREAHALGFSGTSVAESGYRTNEELRGVAGLADAVLVGTSLAGSGDLSAALARLRGA is encoded by the coding sequence ATGAGCCCGTTCACCAGGAACCCCGAGGCGCCTGAACCACTGCCGCGGGAGCGCCTCGAGGCCATCCCGGGCGTGCTGGGCACCATCTGCCGCGAGCGCGCCCTCGACTACGCGGCTGCCCCGCGCCAGGGCGCCGCGACGCCGCCCACCAGGGGCCGCTTCGCCCCGGCGCTGCTCTACGCCAAAGCCCGCGCCGACCGCGAGGGTCTCACGCCGCTGGCAGTAATCGCGGAGGTGAAGCGCTCGAGCCCCTCGCAGGGCGCCATCGCGGCGCTGGACCCGGTGGAGGCCGCCCGGCAGTACGCGGCCGGCGGCGCCGCGGCCCTCAGCGTGCTCACGGAACCGCGGCACTTCGGCGGTGAGCTCTCGCACCTGCGCAGCGTGGCGCACGCGGTGCCGCTCCCGCTGCTGCGCAAGGAGTTCGTGGTGCACCCGGCGCAGCTCAGGGAGGCCGCCGAGCATGGCGCCAGCGCCGCGCTGCTGATGGTCAGCGTGCTGGGTGACGCCGTCGGCGCGTACCTGCGCTACGCGGAGGCGCTGGGGCTGGAGGCGCTGGTGGAAGTGCACGACGCCGCCGAGCTGGAACTGGCCGTGGACGCGGGCGCCACGCTGCTCGGCGTCAACAACCGCAACTTAGCGACCCTCGAGGTCGACCTCAAGACCGCGCCGCGACTCATCCGCGAGGCGCACGCCTTGGGCTTCAGCGGCACGAGCGTGGCGGAGTCGGGTTACAGGACCAACGAGGAGCTGCGCGGCGTGGCGGGGCTGGCCGACGCCGTCCTGGTGGGCACCAGCCTGGCAGGCAGCGGCGACCTGAGTGCGGCGCTGGCGAGGTTGCGGGGCGCCTGA
- a CDS encoding pitrilysin family protein, translating to MSFEPASEAAIHELTLPNGLRVAFAPMPWLPTLSVTLSLPLGSATDPDGLEGSANVLHEWLQRGAGDLGSREYSDALLDLGVRRGGGSGRERSNLSFAFLASVAEPALGLLADSVVRPRFEDAEFEPSRELALQELESLKDAPTQLLFEELQERLFESPQRRSGYGTEAGLRALSPEGVRRDAAARLGPSGAVLGLAGGGKWDELQAIVANAFGGWSGGNVPLPAAALAPVGRHHVDAESTQVQIGLGFPSPAPGTDDAYTYQVALEVLSGSMGARLFTEVREKRGLVYSVSAFYRSLRGFGYTLGYAGTTVERAAETLEVFLAELGRMAEGVSAAELERARTGLLSSVVMSGEATGSTAGRLANDIALFGRPRTLAEISGRIEGVTLQAVNDYLAANPIPEPTVVTLGPKP from the coding sequence ATGTCGTTCGAACCGGCTTCCGAAGCCGCCATCCACGAGCTGACCCTCCCCAACGGCCTGCGCGTCGCGTTCGCGCCGATGCCGTGGCTTCCCACCCTCAGCGTGACGCTCTCCCTGCCCCTGGGCTCCGCCACCGACCCGGACGGACTCGAGGGCTCGGCCAACGTGCTGCACGAGTGGCTGCAGCGTGGCGCGGGTGACCTCGGGTCGCGCGAGTACTCCGACGCCCTGCTCGACCTCGGCGTGCGCCGCGGCGGCGGCAGTGGCCGCGAACGCAGCAACCTGAGCTTCGCCTTCCTCGCATCGGTCGCCGAACCGGCGCTCGGGCTCCTCGCCGACAGCGTGGTGCGCCCGCGCTTCGAGGACGCCGAGTTCGAGCCCTCGCGCGAGCTGGCGCTGCAGGAACTCGAGTCGTTGAAGGACGCGCCCACGCAACTCCTGTTCGAGGAACTGCAGGAGCGACTCTTCGAGAGCCCGCAGCGCCGCAGCGGCTACGGGACGGAGGCCGGCCTACGCGCCCTGAGCCCCGAGGGGGTGAGGCGGGACGCCGCGGCGCGGCTCGGGCCGAGCGGCGCCGTCCTCGGCCTCGCGGGTGGGGGGAAGTGGGACGAGCTACAGGCCATCGTCGCCAACGCGTTCGGTGGTTGGTCGGGCGGCAACGTGCCGCTGCCGGCCGCCGCGCTGGCGCCGGTCGGCCGTCACCACGTGGACGCCGAATCGACCCAGGTGCAGATCGGCCTCGGCTTCCCCAGCCCGGCGCCGGGTACCGACGACGCCTACACCTACCAGGTGGCGCTCGAGGTCCTCTCGGGCAGCATGGGGGCGCGGCTATTCACCGAGGTGCGCGAGAAGCGCGGCCTCGTCTACTCGGTATCCGCGTTCTACCGGAGCCTGCGCGGCTTCGGCTACACCCTCGGTTACGCCGGCACCACCGTCGAGCGCGCCGCCGAGACGCTCGAGGTGTTCCTCGCGGAGCTGGGCCGCATGGCAGAGGGCGTCAGCGCGGCCGAACTCGAACGCGCCCGCACGGGCCTGCTCTCCAGCGTGGTCATGTCGGGCGAGGCCACGGGCAGCACCGCCGGCAGGCTGGCCAACGACATCGCGCTCTTCGGCCGCCCCCGCACCCTGGCGGAGATCTCTGGCCGCATCGAAGGAGTCACCTTGCAGGCCGTGAACGACTACCTGGCCGCCAACCCCATCCCCGAGCCCACCGTGGTCACGCTGGGGCCCAAGCCATGA
- a CDS encoding pitrilysin family protein: MRGENLRFDEATLANGLRVIGEHNPNAATTGMGYLVHTGSRDETPEVAGVSHFLEHMVFKGNESYSAEDINRTFDELGAEYNAFTSEERTVYFGSVVADRAGALLDVLSELMRPSLRQADFDVEKKVILEEIAMYQDRPSRRLFEHANERFWNSHPLGNSVLGSTKSVSDLSRDQMKAYFDRRYAPGNVILAVAGNYDWDAVLAQATERAGQWPAFETHRDYPGASTFAGREEIVDANLHRLHAAYYAPGVAVEDPDRYAASLLASVIGAGDGSRLYWELVDKGLADNASLSHEAQEGAGSFVGYVSTDPERADAVLEEYLKVIRDAQEHGITQDEWRRAQLRTATGLTFRAETPMGRLMSFATNYQTLGAYQSLTELVNEVMETPLEAGARLLEARPFDRDYLVTLGPKD; encoded by the coding sequence ATGAGGGGCGAGAACCTCAGGTTCGACGAGGCCACGCTGGCCAACGGCCTGCGGGTGATAGGCGAGCACAACCCCAACGCCGCCACCACCGGCATGGGCTACCTCGTCCATACGGGCTCGCGCGACGAGACGCCCGAGGTGGCGGGCGTGTCGCACTTCCTCGAGCACATGGTGTTCAAGGGCAACGAGAGTTACAGCGCCGAGGACATCAACCGCACCTTCGACGAGTTGGGCGCCGAGTACAACGCCTTCACCAGCGAGGAGCGCACCGTCTACTTCGGTTCGGTGGTCGCCGACCGGGCGGGCGCCCTCCTCGACGTGCTGAGCGAGCTCATGCGCCCCAGCCTGCGGCAAGCAGACTTCGACGTGGAGAAGAAGGTCATCCTCGAAGAGATCGCCATGTACCAGGACCGCCCGTCCAGGCGGCTGTTCGAGCACGCCAACGAGCGCTTCTGGAACTCCCACCCGCTGGGCAACAGCGTGCTTGGGAGCACCAAGAGCGTGTCGGACTTGAGCCGCGACCAGATGAAGGCCTACTTCGACCGCCGCTACGCGCCCGGGAACGTCATCTTGGCTGTGGCCGGCAACTACGACTGGGACGCCGTACTGGCGCAGGCCACCGAGCGCGCCGGGCAGTGGCCCGCGTTCGAGACGCACCGCGACTACCCTGGCGCGAGCACCTTCGCCGGGCGCGAGGAGATCGTCGACGCCAACCTCCACCGCCTCCACGCCGCCTACTACGCCCCCGGCGTGGCGGTCGAGGACCCCGACAGGTACGCGGCCTCACTGCTGGCAAGCGTCATCGGCGCCGGCGACGGCAGCCGCCTCTACTGGGAGCTCGTGGACAAGGGCCTGGCCGATAACGCCTCGCTGTCGCACGAGGCGCAGGAGGGCGCCGGCTCGTTCGTGGGCTACGTGAGCACCGACCCGGAGAGGGCCGACGCGGTGCTGGAGGAGTACCTGAAGGTCATCAGGGACGCCCAGGAGCATGGGATCACGCAGGACGAGTGGCGCCGCGCGCAACTGCGCACGGCCACGGGCCTCACCTTCCGCGCCGAGACGCCCATGGGCCGCCTCATGTCGTTCGCCACCAACTACCAGACCCTGGGCGCGTACCAGAGCCTCACCGAACTGGTGAACGAGGTCATGGAGACGCCCCTCGAGGCGGGGGCCAGGTTGTTGGAGGCCAGGCCGTTCGACCGGGACTACCTCGTCACGCTCGGCCCAAAGGACTGA
- a CDS encoding LptF/LptG family permease gives MRPPLVTKIDVYLLKESLPPFLFGLLLYSSLAVVSVTIPRLQWIVGAPVLELAGWLLVQLPQAMVQTFPIALVLAVLLAFGRLASENELLALQAGAVPVRRTAGVFVTMGLVSALIVLAINQWVLPVTNTLITKQYWELTAGQTGLFRLAEQAVPVDDFTLRFDKATDRGTVMRGVRIERWDGETLTLVRASEGRFHGVDLELTGYRIDSLDLSALDAPTSDPAAALGRLIKLRNVPADPTATLTITTSVTLDELVTRFGSGGFEDNRSITQLAGDARRESASATERRQASALMHRKLAEPFTNLALLLVAVPLSLTYARTRGVAFGLSLVVTLIWYLFYTFGQLFAQTGQLPVWLGAWLGNIVFTLLGLGLLARRAR, from the coding sequence ATGAGGCCGCCCCTCGTAACCAAGATCGACGTCTACCTGCTCAAGGAGAGCCTGCCCCCCTTTCTCTTCGGCCTGCTGCTCTACTCGAGCCTGGCCGTGGTCAGCGTCACCATCCCGCGGCTGCAGTGGATAGTCGGGGCGCCCGTGTTGGAGCTGGCCGGCTGGCTGCTGGTGCAGCTCCCGCAGGCCATGGTGCAGACGTTCCCCATCGCCCTGGTGCTGGCGGTGCTCCTCGCTTTCGGGCGTCTGGCAAGCGAGAACGAGCTGCTCGCGTTACAGGCCGGTGCCGTGCCGGTCAGGCGGACGGCCGGCGTGTTCGTGACCATGGGCCTGGTAAGCGCACTGATCGTTCTAGCCATCAACCAGTGGGTCCTGCCCGTTACGAACACGTTGATAACGAAGCAGTACTGGGAGCTTACGGCCGGCCAGACCGGTCTGTTCAGACTGGCGGAGCAGGCCGTGCCGGTCGACGACTTCACACTGCGCTTCGACAAGGCCACCGATCGCGGCACCGTCATGCGCGGCGTGCGCATAGAGCGTTGGGACGGTGAAACGCTGACGCTCGTACGGGCCAGCGAGGGACGCTTCCACGGCGTGGACCTCGAGCTGACGGGCTACCGCATCGATTCCCTCGACCTGAGCGCCCTCGACGCCCCCACGTCCGACCCGGCGGCGGCGCTGGGCCGGCTCATCAAGCTGCGCAACGTCCCCGCAGACCCCACCGCGACCCTGACGATCACCACCAGCGTGACCCTGGACGAGCTCGTCACCCGCTTCGGCAGCGGCGGGTTCGAGGACAACCGGTCCATAACGCAACTGGCGGGCGACGCGCGCCGCGAGAGCGCGTCGGCCACCGAGCGCCGGCAGGCCTCCGCCCTCATGCACCGCAAGCTGGCCGAGCCGTTCACCAACCTCGCCCTGCTGCTGGTGGCCGTGCCGCTGAGCCTCACGTACGCCCGCACGCGCGGGGTGGCGTTCGGCCTGAGCCTCGTGGTGACGCTGATCTGGTACCTCTTCTACACGTTCGGGCAGCTCTTCGCCCAGACGGGCCAACTGCCCGTGTGGCTGGGCGCCTGGCTGGGGAACATCGTGTTTACGCTGCTGGGGCTCGGGTTGTTGGCGCGGCGGGCGCGCTGA
- a CDS encoding bifunctional (p)ppGpp synthetase/guanosine-3',5'-bis(diphosphate) 3'-pyrophosphohydrolase, with protein sequence MVTVVPKSLLAATDYLAPQDAAKLAAAYEFAEEMHRGMLRRSGEPFITHPVAVTEILAEMRLDISALMAGLLHDTVEDTPATFEQVEEKFGETVRRIVEGETKISKLAVRVYENEQAENLRQMLLAMTSDARIILVKLADRLHNMRTLRFMPPHKQLSIAEETLEIFAPLANRLGINHIKSELEDISFRYLEPERYLQLQRQVRMRQSERESYVKQSIKLLDGRLEQEGLKFELSGRSKHLYSIHRKMQRDHRNLDQIFDLMAIRTILDPEPNGSDMPSEEAEKAACYRALGIVHSLWTPIPGRFKDYVAVPKPNGYQSLHTTVIGLLGQPIEVQIRTRRMHEVAEFGVAAHWAYKEGVTDTAEIQRRLGWMKQLFEVDTSSDDADSFIDAVKTDFFSERVLVFTPAGDVVNLPRGSTPIDFAYHVHTEVGHRCIGARVNGEIVPLNHELTTGDRVEVLTNRSSQYGPSADWVNIVVTRGAKQKIKHYFRAQARQMQLESGRRSLERALRRRSLPVAKLTTRAKLEEVAKQLLKVDNTDELLLALESGRLSPKSVVEALVPDLVQERRPSPSSEAPKKGVSGVYVDGLDAPANLAKCCSPVRGDDVVGYVTRGRGISVHRVDCPNVKHLMLTDSDRFVQVTWDSPSGEVFQVDFEVIGVDRPGLLKDVLDVINGMNKSASRVAADVQSAMRARIMFRVDVKDHSEIEFIKDNVGRIADVTRVYRSKPGWKA encoded by the coding sequence ATGGTCACCGTGGTGCCCAAGAGCCTGCTAGCTGCCACCGATTACCTGGCGCCTCAAGACGCCGCCAAGCTGGCGGCGGCGTACGAGTTCGCCGAGGAGATGCACCGCGGCATGCTGCGGCGCTCCGGCGAGCCGTTCATCACGCACCCCGTGGCCGTCACCGAGATCCTCGCCGAGATGCGGCTAGACATAAGCGCGCTGATGGCCGGCCTGCTCCACGACACGGTGGAGGACACCCCCGCCACCTTCGAGCAGGTGGAGGAGAAGTTCGGCGAGACGGTAAGGCGCATAGTCGAGGGCGAGACCAAGATAAGCAAGCTGGCCGTGCGCGTGTACGAGAACGAGCAGGCCGAGAACCTGCGCCAGATGCTCCTGGCCATGACGAGCGATGCGCGCATCATCCTCGTCAAGCTGGCCGACAGGCTGCACAACATGCGCACCCTGCGCTTCATGCCGCCTCACAAGCAACTCAGCATCGCCGAGGAGACGCTCGAGATCTTCGCGCCGCTCGCCAACCGCTTGGGCATCAACCACATCAAGAGCGAGCTGGAGGACATCTCCTTCCGCTACCTGGAGCCCGAGCGTTACCTGCAACTGCAGCGCCAGGTGCGCATGCGGCAGTCGGAGCGCGAGTCGTACGTGAAGCAGAGCATCAAGCTACTTGACGGCCGCCTCGAGCAGGAAGGCCTCAAGTTCGAACTGTCGGGCCGCAGCAAGCACCTTTACAGCATCCACCGCAAGATGCAGCGCGACCACCGCAACCTCGACCAGATCTTCGACCTCATGGCGATAAGGACCATCCTCGACCCGGAACCCAACGGCAGCGACATGCCCAGCGAGGAGGCCGAGAAGGCCGCCTGCTACCGGGCGCTCGGCATCGTCCACTCGCTGTGGACACCCATCCCGGGCCGCTTCAAGGACTACGTGGCCGTGCCCAAGCCCAACGGCTACCAGAGCCTCCACACCACGGTGATCGGGTTGTTGGGGCAGCCGATAGAGGTGCAGATCCGCACGCGGCGCATGCACGAGGTGGCCGAGTTCGGGGTGGCGGCGCACTGGGCCTACAAGGAGGGCGTGACCGACACGGCCGAGATCCAGCGGCGCCTGGGTTGGATGAAGCAGCTGTTCGAGGTGGACACCAGCTCGGACGACGCCGACTCGTTCATCGACGCCGTGAAGACCGACTTCTTCAGCGAGCGCGTGCTGGTGTTCACGCCCGCCGGCGACGTGGTGAACCTGCCGCGGGGCTCCACGCCCATCGATTTCGCGTACCACGTGCACACCGAGGTGGGGCACAGGTGCATAGGCGCGCGCGTGAACGGCGAGATAGTGCCCCTGAACCACGAGCTGACCACCGGCGACCGCGTGGAGGTCTTGACGAACCGTTCCAGCCAGTACGGGCCGTCGGCCGACTGGGTGAACATCGTGGTCACCCGCGGCGCCAAACAGAAGATCAAGCACTACTTCCGCGCCCAGGCCCGGCAGATGCAGCTCGAGAGCGGCAGGCGCTCGTTGGAGCGGGCGCTACGGCGCCGCAGCCTGCCCGTGGCCAAGCTGACCACGCGCGCGAAGCTCGAGGAGGTGGCCAAGCAGCTCCTCAAGGTGGACAACACCGACGAGCTGCTGTTGGCGCTCGAGTCGGGCCGCCTGTCGCCCAAGAGCGTGGTGGAGGCGCTGGTGCCCGACCTGGTTCAGGAGCGCCGCCCCTCACCCAGCAGCGAGGCGCCCAAGAAGGGCGTGAGCGGCGTGTACGTGGACGGGCTGGACGCCCCCGCCAACCTGGCCAAGTGCTGCAGCCCCGTGCGCGGCGACGACGTGGTGGGTTACGTGACGCGCGGCCGCGGCATAAGCGTTCACCGCGTCGACTGCCCCAACGTGAAGCACCTGATGCTCACCGACAGCGACCGTTTCGTGCAGGTCACCTGGGACAGCCCCTCGGGCGAGGTCTTCCAGGTGGACTTCGAGGTCATCGGCGTGGACCGCCCCGGCCTGTTGAAGGACGTGCTAGACGTGATTAACGGCATGAACAAGAGCGCCAGCCGCGTGGCCGCCGACGTGCAGAGCGCCATGCGCGCGCGCATCATGTTCCGGGTGGACGTGAAGGACCATTCGGAGATCGAGTTCATCAAGGACAACGTGGGGCGCATCGCCGACGTGACGCGGGTGTACAGGAGCAAGCCCGGGTGGAAGGCGTGA
- a CDS encoding type II secretion system protein, with the protein MRNRKTQGFTLIELLIVIAIIGILAAVLIPNLLNARVRAFETGAQACLKELATLEEANAIDDPYIYDGTGGLAADANACDNVTVTALTGSGTTWFGYSGVHTGGGQTYYISAGSGVSTTQPTAPAAP; encoded by the coding sequence ATGCGCAACCGTAAGACGCAAGGCTTCACCCTGATCGAGCTGCTGATCGTAATCGCGATCATCGGCATCCTGGCAGCGGTACTCATTCCGAACCTGCTCAACGCCCGCGTTCGGGCCTTTGAGACCGGCGCCCAAGCCTGCTTGAAGGAACTCGCCACCCTTGAAGAAGCAAATGCGATTGACGATCCGTATATATATGACGGGACTGGCGGACTTGCGGCCGACGCCAACGCATGCGACAACGTTACGGTAACGGCTCTCACGGGCTCTGGCACGACCTGGTTCGGTTACTCTGGCGTCCATACGGGTGGCGGTCAGACCTACTACATTTCGGCAGGCAGTGGCGTGAGCACGACCCAGCCTACTGCTCCTGCTGCTCCGTAA
- a CDS encoding pilus assembly PilX N-terminal domain-containing protein, with translation MKHRTEGIAIVLVIVIAAVTMLTALFTSAALSVASRGSASSDRNSTQALLAADSGLKTLKARGATIPYSESDGSFTNWIAENFATLDMGDGVTATISVVDEDEDANRITVQSVGAVGPFRRTVVQEFEIVIGPPLPLSATVPGALTSVGSIKSSSGAARVYGKPNTDAAWTTTQIPIIEKSKTTYRDATACDALTDDYIEVAGVVYVATDSSTCPANLSVSRVTDHSPFVLPGATKVGIRGTAIAEDLPSPVGNPPTSTVKVTHGTRTLFGLDSPISIGGNSMGTVVGIDGDEFTIKWSIPPSSQPEGTIVRRDISSGVTMGACPTGTNVSQSFPQGCDAGVDLTSLFYKTFHVASPNLLKDSLPAANRLTGSQVAGRTLSGITWVTNPDNNFRDQTGSGILIIENNPNQTINLNVSNDFIGLIYVIGDANIQGNAQYHGAIIVDGEATVDTSVQGTTDIHYDPLHLMRALAGLTVPNPDPGGLGQALNNTWRIR, from the coding sequence ATGAAGCACAGAACCGAGGGCATCGCAATCGTTCTCGTCATCGTGATTGCAGCAGTAACTATGCTTACTGCGCTATTCACGTCGGCCGCACTAAGTGTGGCGAGTAGAGGTTCCGCCTCAAGTGACAGGAATTCGACCCAGGCCCTCTTGGCCGCAGACTCGGGCCTCAAGACGCTGAAGGCCCGCGGCGCGACCATCCCGTATTCGGAGTCGGATGGCTCGTTCACCAACTGGATTGCCGAGAACTTCGCCACCTTGGATATGGGAGACGGGGTCACGGCCACAATTTCGGTGGTGGATGAGGACGAGGATGCCAACCGAATCACCGTGCAATCGGTGGGGGCGGTTGGGCCCTTCCGGCGCACCGTAGTGCAAGAGTTCGAGATCGTGATTGGCCCGCCCCTGCCGCTTTCGGCCACTGTGCCCGGTGCGTTGACCTCAGTAGGGTCCATTAAGTCAAGCTCGGGTGCGGCACGCGTGTATGGCAAGCCCAACACCGACGCAGCTTGGACCACAACGCAGATTCCGATAATCGAGAAAAGCAAGACGACGTACCGAGATGCAACGGCCTGCGATGCGCTCACCGATGACTACATCGAAGTCGCTGGAGTCGTCTACGTGGCTACGGACTCATCTACGTGCCCGGCGAACCTAAGCGTAAGTCGCGTTACGGACCATTCACCGTTCGTACTTCCCGGGGCCACCAAAGTAGGTATTCGCGGCACAGCCATTGCAGAAGATCTTCCTTCTCCAGTCGGAAACCCCCCGACCTCCACGGTGAAAGTTACCCATGGAACGAGGACCCTCTTCGGCCTTGACAGCCCCATCTCTATCGGTGGGAACTCAATGGGCACAGTCGTGGGGATAGACGGGGACGAATTCACGATCAAGTGGTCGATACCTCCCAGCTCTCAGCCTGAAGGAACCATCGTGCGACGCGATATTTCCTCGGGGGTAACTATGGGAGCGTGTCCGACGGGAACCAACGTTTCGCAGAGCTTCCCCCAAGGGTGCGATGCCGGTGTCGACTTGACCAGCCTCTTCTACAAGACCTTCCACGTTGCTAGTCCGAACCTCCTCAAGGACTCGCTACCTGCCGCCAACCGCCTTACCGGCTCCCAAGTGGCCGGCAGAACGCTCTCCGGCATCACGTGGGTGACGAACCCGGACAACAACTTCCGGGATCAGACGGGCAGCGGGATTCTGATCATCGAGAACAATCCGAACCAGACGATCAACCTCAATGTCAGCAACGATTTCATCGGGCTAATCTACGTAATCGGTGATGCGAATATCCAAGGCAACGCGCAATACCATGGTGCAATCATCGTTGATGGAGAGGCAACAGTCGATACGTCTGTCCAGGGCACAACTGATATCCATTACGATCCGCTTCACCTGATGCGAGCCTTAGCCGGACTCACGGTGCCGAACCCGGACCCGGGTGGACTCGGCCAAGCACTCAACAACACCTGGCGGATCAGATGA
- a CDS encoding prepilin-type N-terminal cleavage/methylation domain-containing protein has protein sequence MKRNHGFTLIELLIVIGIVGVLAAVGGLGGSALLQTARLNSAVTTIETQVGNARRFAKETDEPVALTVEESAGAWVVKVGSRATDLQGASVTSGPASMTLYPPYGTYPGAAQTIRVQVGNRSAQVHVTGVFARTVVDR, from the coding sequence ATGAAACGGAACCACGGCTTCACTTTGATAGAGCTCCTTATTGTGATTGGAATCGTAGGGGTTCTAGCGGCCGTCGGTGGCCTCGGAGGAAGCGCACTGCTCCAAACCGCTAGGCTAAACAGCGCAGTAACAACGATCGAGACGCAGGTTGGCAACGCCCGTAGGTTCGCAAAGGAGACCGACGAACCCGTTGCCCTGACGGTAGAAGAATCCGCAGGAGCATGGGTAGTGAAAGTTGGCTCACGAGCGACCGACCTGCAGGGCGCCAGCGTAACGAGCGGTCCGGCAAGCATGACCCTTTATCCGCCGTATGGCACATACCCTGGGGCAGCTCAAACGATACGAGTGCAGGTGGGTAACAGGAGTGCCCAAGTCCACGTAACCGGCGTCTTCGCCCGAACGGTTGTTGACAGATGA
- a CDS encoding prepilin-type N-terminal cleavage/methylation domain-containing protein — protein MKRSDGFTLIEAIVAMTLLAIVGVSLTAMLPMITRNTQAATIDTSESQQAISIFEQIARDWSNPGAWSSGIVYLPDSSALAVADYVQLEMASIGRACTGSVTAPSPERRRVTISCPATNTLPQRDIKAEFGDPNA, from the coding sequence ATGAAGCGCTCTGACGGTTTCACCCTGATAGAAGCCATCGTTGCCATGACGCTCCTTGCGATCGTCGGGGTCTCGCTCACTGCGATGCTGCCGATGATAACCAGGAATACGCAAGCGGCAACAATCGACACTTCCGAAAGCCAGCAGGCCATCAGCATCTTCGAGCAGATCGCCCGTGACTGGTCGAACCCAGGGGCCTGGTCCAGCGGAATAGTCTACCTTCCAGACTCGAGCGCCCTGGCCGTTGCCGACTACGTGCAACTCGAAATGGCTTCCATCGGTCGAGCTTGCACCGGGAGCGTCACGGCTCCTTCGCCCGAGCGCCGGCGCGTCACAATCAGCTGTCCTGCCACAAATACTCTCCCGCAGCGAGACATAAAAGCCGAATTCGGTGATCCGAATGCCTGA
- a CDS encoding prepilin-type N-terminal cleavage/methylation domain-containing protein: MPDSARSSGFTLVELLVAMAILGVLISAVVTLSGAFLGYSRHANVINTGIAELNDVSGYLATNARRALRGLGCQNTVGTAGNPNDPAVNCGVQSSVAISYGGSSFACSTTSADGPCIALVVPVVDRSTETSDITGFELLAYRVIPLSSWAADPGVAAGWDGADTPTLLEYRADLGCGTTCAQPPANPTAVTATYESLVATDLFLEDENGLSMRPFQVVTDPLSPDLKLQSVTFRLRTRGAGLERDVILPSGNALVVTATSRP; the protein is encoded by the coding sequence ATGCCTGATTCCGCCCGCAGTAGCGGCTTCACTCTCGTCGAGCTGCTAGTGGCAATGGCAATTCTCGGCGTACTGATTTCAGCAGTGGTAACGCTATCCGGGGCATTCCTGGGTTACTCACGCCATGCAAACGTCATCAACACTGGCATAGCTGAACTCAACGACGTCTCGGGGTACCTCGCCACCAACGCGCGCCGAGCACTTCGCGGACTCGGTTGCCAGAACACCGTCGGAACCGCCGGCAACCCGAATGATCCCGCGGTGAACTGCGGCGTGCAAAGCAGCGTGGCGATTTCCTACGGCGGATCAAGCTTCGCGTGCTCGACCACGTCGGCGGACGGGCCGTGCATTGCGCTGGTGGTGCCGGTAGTCGACCGATCGACCGAAACATCTGACATCACCGGTTTTGAACTACTGGCATATCGCGTGATCCCGCTTTCTAGCTGGGCGGCCGATCCCGGAGTTGCTGCAGGTTGGGATGGGGCCGATACTCCCACACTCCTCGAGTATCGCGCGGACCTAGGGTGTGGTACGACCTGTGCCCAGCCACCGGCAAACCCCACCGCTGTGACCGCAACCTACGAATCGCTGGTGGCAACCGACCTGTTTCTCGAGGATGAAAATGGACTATCAATGCGCCCGTTCCAGGTTGTAACCGACCCGTTGAGCCCGGATCTCAAGCTTCAGTCAGTTACCTTTAGGCTCCGCACGAGAGGTGCGGGCCTGGAGCGTGACGTCATCCTCCCAAGCGGAAATGCTCTGGTCGTCACGGCAACAAGCCGGCCATGA